One window from the genome of Pseudobacteriovorax antillogorgiicola encodes:
- a CDS encoding TIGR02147 family protein: MANQYRRNMQAVVDRVSVLNFLSYREYLNLLFKSLKKDVPGVTHKDFSELLGFSKTNNTIRLVITGHRILTKVAASTICKAIGIKGLERRYLLLLVDFNNERVPKKREETFNHLIKLKKESDPQALNEKQIQYFGEWYHPIIREMMDLEDLDTSPEGIQQALRFPLRLDEIKKSLQLLEDLGVIKFDAELERYIRAGDVIETGDVVDSLAITQYHQKMIEMGKDSITRIHESVRTINAVTVSIPVEAVPLINQKMSQFLDEVLNIESEMNEHTDVFQINVQVFPFTKAEKD; this comes from the coding sequence ATGGCAAATCAGTATCGACGAAATATGCAGGCGGTGGTCGACAGGGTCTCAGTTCTTAACTTTCTATCCTATCGAGAGTACCTCAATTTATTGTTTAAATCCCTGAAGAAGGATGTACCAGGAGTCACCCATAAGGACTTTTCTGAACTCCTTGGCTTCTCGAAAACCAATAATACTATACGCTTAGTTATAACCGGTCACAGAATCCTAACGAAAGTTGCCGCTTCTACGATATGTAAGGCCATAGGGATCAAAGGACTGGAGAGACGCTACTTGCTACTGCTAGTAGACTTCAATAATGAACGCGTCCCCAAAAAGCGGGAAGAAACATTCAATCACCTGATTAAACTCAAGAAAGAAAGCGATCCACAAGCTCTGAATGAAAAGCAGATTCAGTACTTTGGAGAGTGGTATCACCCGATCATTCGCGAAATGATGGATCTGGAAGATCTCGATACAAGTCCTGAGGGAATTCAGCAAGCCTTGCGCTTTCCTTTGCGTCTGGATGAGATCAAGAAAAGCTTGCAGCTCCTTGAAGACCTTGGAGTTATCAAGTTCGATGCTGAACTTGAGCGCTATATAAGAGCAGGAGACGTTATTGAAACTGGAGATGTGGTGGACTCTTTGGCCATCACCCAGTATCACCAAAAAATGATCGAAATGGGTAAGGACTCGATCACAAGAATTCACGAATCTGTACGCACCATTAATGCTGTTACTGTAAGTATACCAGTTGAAGCCGTTCCCCTCATCAATCAGAAAATGAGTCAATTCTTGGACGAAGTCCTGAATATTGAATCGGAGATGAATGAACATACCGATGTTTTTCAAATCAATGTTCAAGTTTTTCCATTCACCAAGGCTGAAAAGGACTGA
- a CDS encoding cytochrome c, with amino-acid sequence MKAVVSGLLLTMLLPACYRDPLPQKPRSQVSLDASESDSPNIAQPGSGLALYQSQCQSCHEALEESELTGKQLDDIANAGALVFHIGVKPWPQGSEAERLVAVLNLSEAVDESRGSATDGVAYYSTHCQTCHQPIENSTLRSPDPLRIAGVIEYEIHQRVGTWPNVEEIYNIVAALKTYQNPD; translated from the coding sequence ATGAAGGCTGTTGTTTCGGGACTCCTTTTGACCATGCTCTTACCCGCTTGCTACCGGGACCCCTTGCCGCAGAAACCGCGGAGCCAGGTGAGCCTAGATGCGAGCGAGAGTGATAGCCCAAACATCGCCCAGCCAGGATCTGGATTGGCCCTTTACCAATCTCAGTGTCAAAGCTGCCATGAAGCGCTGGAGGAATCAGAACTCACCGGCAAGCAGCTGGATGATATCGCTAACGCTGGAGCGCTAGTTTTCCACATAGGTGTGAAACCCTGGCCACAAGGCTCAGAAGCTGAACGCTTGGTCGCGGTTCTAAATCTATCAGAGGCAGTTGATGAAAGCCGTGGTTCTGCCACCGATGGAGTTGCTTACTACAGCACCCATTGCCAAACTTGCCACCAACCTATCGAAAATTCCACCTTAAGATCTCCTGATCCTTTGCGTATCGCGGGTGTCATTGAATATGAAATTCACCAACGTGTTGGTACTTGGCCTAACGTTGAAGAGATTTACAATATCGTTGCTGCCCTTAAGACTTACCAAAACCCCGATTAG
- a CDS encoding AbgT family transporter codes for MTNTSKEHSPEGAKAFIELIAKKIPDPIIIFIWFLVLAFLLTAFIGGLSFETVSADGTAIKHTIKDMTEAEHVRWFFDNALLKNWLGFGNGVMGVILIVMLGVGVSESSGLLTALIKKLGTKIHDRFLAPALIFLGIMSSIATDAGYLVLIPLAGMLYAGLGKNPLIGMAAAFAGVSAGFSANLIPATPVDVILGVNAKIFADAQSVPFTNAAGEALSPPTMHYYFIVASTFLLVALGAWVTKKFVEPKLSHSSFILPEQIDFSDFKVSDAEKKGLKASLVGLLVALAIVLALALGPLAPYVDSSGRTVTPYLNNVILLIALVFTIVGAFFGFATKKFKNLMDVVLAMVNQMNTMGYILVLTFFCYNFLGILGYSGLGTYITYLGASFLGALGLQEFPVLLVIGFVLITSVINIFVGGLTSKWMLLGPIFIPMLYQVNSQMTPDLVTAAYRVADSSTNIITPMMSYAGVILAFMRKYKPELTLGDMMVMMVPYSISFLVAWTALLVAFFSFGIPFGF; via the coding sequence ATGACCAACACCAGTAAAGAGCATTCTCCAGAAGGGGCGAAGGCGTTCATCGAACTAATCGCTAAGAAAATTCCAGATCCCATTATTATATTTATCTGGTTTCTCGTCTTAGCCTTTCTGCTAACCGCTTTTATTGGGGGCCTTAGTTTCGAAACTGTGAGCGCTGATGGCACTGCTATAAAACACACTATTAAAGACATGACAGAAGCCGAACACGTTCGGTGGTTTTTCGACAATGCTCTACTCAAAAACTGGTTAGGATTCGGAAACGGCGTGATGGGTGTCATTTTGATAGTCATGCTAGGGGTTGGCGTATCAGAAAGTTCGGGTCTACTCACAGCGTTGATAAAAAAGCTCGGCACCAAAATTCACGATCGTTTTCTGGCTCCAGCGCTTATTTTCCTCGGAATTATGAGTTCTATCGCGACGGATGCTGGCTACCTTGTTCTTATTCCCCTTGCCGGGATGCTCTATGCGGGCCTTGGAAAAAACCCTTTGATTGGTATGGCCGCAGCATTTGCGGGAGTGTCCGCTGGGTTTAGTGCAAACTTAATTCCGGCAACGCCAGTCGATGTTATTTTGGGGGTCAATGCGAAGATTTTTGCAGACGCTCAGTCAGTTCCATTCACAAATGCCGCCGGTGAAGCGCTTTCTCCACCTACAATGCACTACTACTTCATCGTTGCATCAACCTTCTTGCTGGTAGCGTTAGGTGCTTGGGTAACGAAAAAATTTGTCGAACCAAAGCTATCTCATAGTTCTTTCATTCTGCCCGAGCAAATCGACTTTTCTGACTTCAAAGTGAGTGACGCTGAAAAAAAAGGCCTTAAGGCTTCGCTCGTTGGCTTGCTTGTGGCTTTAGCCATTGTATTAGCCCTGGCGCTAGGGCCACTTGCACCATATGTTGATAGTTCCGGGCGCACCGTGACGCCATACTTAAACAACGTTATCTTACTTATTGCTTTGGTATTTACGATCGTAGGTGCTTTTTTTGGATTCGCTACCAAAAAATTTAAGAACTTGATGGATGTCGTCTTAGCCATGGTCAATCAGATGAACACCATGGGCTACATCTTAGTTCTGACATTTTTCTGTTACAACTTTTTAGGTATCCTAGGTTACTCTGGATTAGGAACTTATATAACCTATCTTGGTGCGAGCTTCCTTGGGGCCTTAGGCTTGCAAGAGTTCCCGGTCTTGTTGGTGATTGGCTTCGTACTTATCACATCGGTCATCAACATTTTTGTTGGTGGATTGACTTCAAAGTGGATGCTCCTTGGGCCTATTTTTATTCCCATGCTTTATCAAGTAAACTCGCAGATGACTCCAGACTTAGTCACTGCTGCCTATCGTGTCGCTGACTCATCTACCAACATCATTACACCGATGATGTCCTATGCAGGGGTTATTCTGGCGTTTATGCGAAAGTATAAGCCTGAACTCACATTAGGCGATATGATGGTTATGATGGTGCCTTACTCGATTAGCTTCCTAGTTGCTTGGACAGCACTCCTAGTGGCCTTCTTCAGCTTTGGCATTCCATTTGGTTTTTAG
- a CDS encoding glycoside hydrolase family 18 protein, translating into MKLIDRSYKDVLAFVLLIVLSGGIVACDEFSKKLSRKGSDNADDSTHGSVISHSHSKTSEKPHRKVISYYIENSAEPESKNFKINRDKRDYPISAVPGKKITHLNYSFLIPGKVGDNYECVSLDEQPLLTEDLKVKTDLEASQITLKNLKYISKRKDDPDHPLWDVKVSIAIGGWDGSKYFGVAATEKYRDHFVKSCVSIVKHYGLDGLDIDWEYPVAGGRDDNYRMENDQLVYTERLEGVPQEKELFVDLIKLFRTELDKLEKPQLLTIATPIYTGPEQAYDREFNKLENYDFPAIIEVLDWINIMTYDAMGAWDYFRFQKVPDGSFWSTQDYHDGRSIDSILGAKDGKRLNRWAAHIGHQSPLYPMKKEPSEFWDSSVNYLNVDETVKRYLSIIGELNSQKLVVGIPFYGRGWAEVPNNSKVFSKDNEFFKNGEGEFSFEFNCDFDITADAQDTGKWLTADFSFLQAYPVNGQPLLETCISAGVPRTLDYSVYQGNPESYGGYMNSPGTYEAGAYDSAHVRYLIAQGQLSEYFDTKAMVPFAYGETVVDQYGDKQSETKGLFISYENERSVAAKADFVLKNKLGGVMFWVLDADYDYEKKDYPLLNAINGVFAKEN; encoded by the coding sequence ATGAAGCTGATCGATCGAAGCTACAAAGACGTCTTGGCCTTTGTGCTGCTTATAGTTCTCTCGGGTGGAATTGTGGCATGTGATGAGTTTTCAAAAAAACTATCCAGAAAAGGTTCTGACAACGCAGATGATTCTACACACGGTAGTGTCATAAGTCATTCCCATTCAAAAACATCAGAAAAGCCTCATCGAAAGGTCATTTCCTACTATATTGAAAACAGTGCTGAGCCTGAGTCCAAGAATTTCAAAATTAACCGGGATAAGCGTGACTACCCTATTTCTGCTGTACCCGGTAAGAAGATCACCCACTTAAATTATTCTTTTCTTATACCAGGAAAGGTCGGTGATAATTACGAGTGCGTATCTCTTGATGAGCAGCCCTTGTTGACCGAAGATCTAAAGGTTAAAACCGACTTGGAAGCTAGCCAGATCACCCTAAAGAACTTAAAGTACATCTCCAAACGAAAGGACGATCCTGATCATCCGTTATGGGATGTAAAGGTATCGATTGCCATTGGCGGCTGGGATGGGTCGAAGTACTTTGGAGTAGCAGCGACGGAAAAATATCGCGACCACTTCGTCAAGTCTTGTGTCTCGATTGTGAAGCACTACGGACTGGACGGTCTTGATATCGACTGGGAATATCCAGTAGCCGGAGGTCGGGATGACAATTATCGTATGGAAAATGATCAGCTAGTCTATACGGAAAGGTTAGAAGGAGTCCCTCAGGAGAAAGAGCTTTTCGTTGATCTGATCAAACTATTTAGAACTGAGCTAGATAAATTAGAAAAGCCCCAATTACTAACCATTGCAACACCGATTTATACTGGCCCCGAACAAGCCTATGATCGCGAGTTTAATAAACTAGAAAACTACGATTTTCCGGCGATTATTGAAGTGCTCGATTGGATCAATATCATGACTTATGATGCTATGGGCGCCTGGGATTATTTTCGCTTCCAGAAAGTTCCCGATGGGAGTTTTTGGAGTACCCAAGACTATCATGATGGTAGATCAATAGACTCCATTCTTGGTGCGAAAGATGGCAAACGCCTCAACCGGTGGGCCGCCCATATTGGTCATCAGTCGCCGCTTTACCCAATGAAAAAAGAGCCCAGCGAGTTTTGGGATAGCTCAGTTAATTACCTCAATGTTGACGAGACCGTGAAGCGTTACTTGAGCATCATAGGAGAACTGAACAGCCAAAAGCTAGTGGTCGGCATCCCTTTCTACGGCAGAGGGTGGGCGGAAGTTCCCAATAACAGCAAAGTGTTCTCAAAGGATAATGAATTCTTCAAGAATGGTGAGGGTGAATTCTCGTTTGAATTCAACTGCGATTTTGATATTACTGCTGACGCACAGGATACTGGTAAATGGTTGACCGCCGATTTTTCTTTTCTTCAGGCTTACCCAGTCAATGGTCAGCCCCTTTTAGAAACATGTATTAGTGCTGGAGTTCCCAGAACGTTGGACTATAGCGTTTATCAGGGAAACCCCGAATCTTATGGTGGTTATATGAATTCACCAGGAACATACGAAGCGGGTGCTTATGACAGCGCTCATGTTCGCTATCTCATTGCTCAAGGACAGTTATCGGAGTATTTTGATACGAAAGCTATGGTACCGTTCGCCTATGGGGAGACTGTTGTGGATCAATATGGTGACAAGCAGTCTGAAACTAAAGGTTTGTTTATTTCATACGAAAACGAACGATCCGTGGCGGCCAAGGCTGACTTTGTTCTAAAAAATAAGTTAGGAGGAGTCATGTTCTGGGTTCTCGATGCAGACTATGACTATGAGAAGAAAGACTACCCTCTGTTAAATGCTATCAATGGAGTCTTTGCCAAAGAGAATTAG
- a CDS encoding response regulator: protein MAKPKTILVVDDDKVDREFVLRSLRKRNVLTPTVEASDGLEALEILRAKHHSKSVGMPVLVLLDIRMPKMSGLEFLQEVRADRKLENTIIFILTTSEREEEITQAYDLKVNGYITKDNAGSMFDDLVTLIDSYLKIVEFPLLKR, encoded by the coding sequence GTGGCTAAACCAAAGACAATACTTGTAGTTGATGATGACAAGGTCGACCGGGAATTTGTCCTGCGGTCTCTGCGTAAGAGAAATGTGCTTACTCCAACAGTCGAGGCTAGTGACGGACTTGAGGCACTAGAAATTCTTCGGGCAAAGCATCATTCCAAAAGTGTGGGTATGCCAGTTCTGGTACTCTTAGATATTAGAATGCCAAAAATGAGTGGCTTAGAGTTCCTGCAAGAGGTTCGCGCTGACAGAAAGCTTGAAAACACAATTATATTTATTCTTACAACCTCTGAACGAGAAGAAGAAATTACCCAAGCCTATGACCTTAAAGTAAATGGCTATATTACCAAAGACAATGCGGGATCTATGTTTGATGACTTGGTCACGCTGATTGATTCGTACCTGAAAATCGTAGAATTTCCTCTGCTCAAGAGATAG
- a CDS encoding sensor histidine kinase, with protein MNIGKDQNLVKTIVDAMPAAIIIVDSSGSIRFVNDTTLNLFGYQEGELDGRKVEILVPIAPRKHQQYVKNYLAAPRKRRMGGNRDLVGKTKEGQDIAIEVGLTPLEYENELYVIACAVDISERVAQMNLKEKYLQSIEEMNVELHRSNQDLSEFAYIASHDLQSPLRSIEHLVTWIKEDLENPNEDVQKNLATLESRVQRMKALLSDLLQYSRVSRMDDSIVEVPCQSLVEEIIESLDKPSEYKIKIDGSLPSFQTARAPLDLVLRNLIGNAIRHRDKDDGQLCVSCRKEGSFYYFTVSDNGKGIASQFHEKVFQLFQTLQSRDEIEGTGIGLAIVQKAVNRFGGEVTLVSEEGKGASFTFSWPTSIKGLKKEAG; from the coding sequence TTGAATATTGGAAAAGATCAAAATTTAGTGAAAACCATTGTTGATGCGATGCCAGCAGCGATCATTATCGTCGATTCTTCAGGCAGCATCAGATTTGTCAACGACACCACTCTTAACCTTTTCGGCTACCAAGAAGGGGAGTTAGATGGCAGGAAAGTTGAAATACTCGTTCCTATTGCTCCTCGAAAGCATCAGCAATATGTAAAGAACTACTTGGCGGCGCCTCGAAAACGCCGGATGGGTGGTAACCGGGATCTTGTAGGAAAGACTAAAGAAGGCCAAGATATTGCTATTGAGGTTGGTCTGACGCCTCTAGAGTATGAAAATGAGCTGTATGTGATTGCCTGCGCTGTTGATATATCAGAGCGTGTAGCCCAAATGAATCTTAAGGAAAAATACCTACAGTCGATTGAAGAAATGAATGTTGAGCTACACAGAAGCAATCAGGATCTGAGTGAGTTTGCCTATATAGCATCCCATGATTTGCAGTCTCCCTTAAGATCTATCGAGCATCTTGTGACTTGGATAAAGGAAGACTTAGAAAACCCAAATGAAGATGTACAAAAAAACCTAGCTACCCTGGAGTCCAGAGTTCAGCGCATGAAAGCTTTGCTCAGTGACCTACTCCAGTACTCTAGGGTAAGTCGGATGGACGATTCAATCGTGGAAGTACCCTGCCAAAGCCTTGTCGAGGAGATTATTGAAAGCTTAGACAAGCCCTCTGAATACAAGATAAAAATTGATGGCTCACTGCCAAGTTTTCAAACAGCTCGGGCACCCCTGGATCTTGTGCTGCGAAATCTTATTGGCAACGCCATCAGGCACCGGGATAAGGACGATGGGCAGCTGTGTGTTTCATGTAGAAAAGAGGGCTCTTTCTACTACTTCACCGTCAGTGACAATGGTAAAGGAATCGCAAGCCAGTTCCACGAAAAAGTATTTCAACTATTTCAAACCCTACAGTCTCGTGATGAGATAGAGGGCACTGGCATTGGGCTCGCCATCGTGCAAAAGGCTGTCAATCGGTTTGGTGGAGAGGTCACGCTAGTTTCCGAAGAAGGCAAAGGGGCAAGCTTCACATTTTCATGGCCCACCTCTATAAAAGGTTTGAAAAAGGAGGCCGGCTAG